Proteins found in one Candidatus Palauibacter scopulicola genomic segment:
- a CDS encoding membrane dipeptidase, with the protein METTNARSLGRRAFLGVGAGLALAATGVGGRVWAAGRRGQADPFVVNMLGGIRNPNRRGSRGPLGGDPEDGPLTLDERALSDALASGTAAVNTTIGYVAGLQEPFEYSVAEVARWNRIIRNHPDVLLKVRAASDIERAARDGRVGVIQGFQNGAMLGEDAGRVGVFAGLGVKIIQLTYNGPNQLGHGSMVPENGGLTDFGRDVVAELNATRTLVDLSHSGERTCLDGIEASAAPVAITHTGCRAVTDLPRNKTDRELRLVAEGGGIVGIYFMPFLAADGMAVAEDVVRHIEHAVQVCGEEHVGIGTDGGTTAVDDLDAAYEAARREVEARRRAGISAAGERPGVVPFIPDLQGPDQFRKLAGMLAARGHSSERIERILGLNALRVLRDVWGE; encoded by the coding sequence ATGGAGACCACGAACGCACGGAGCCTGGGGCGGCGGGCCTTTCTCGGGGTCGGAGCCGGACTCGCGCTGGCGGCTACGGGAGTCGGGGGTCGAGTCTGGGCGGCGGGACGCCGGGGGCAGGCCGATCCGTTTGTTGTCAACATGCTGGGGGGAATCCGGAACCCGAATCGGCGGGGGTCGCGGGGGCCTCTTGGTGGCGATCCGGAGGACGGGCCGCTCACGCTGGATGAGCGGGCGCTCTCCGACGCCCTTGCCTCGGGGACGGCCGCCGTCAACACGACGATCGGGTACGTGGCGGGGCTGCAGGAGCCGTTCGAGTACTCCGTCGCGGAGGTGGCGCGCTGGAACCGGATCATTCGGAACCATCCGGACGTGCTCCTCAAGGTCCGGGCGGCGAGCGACATCGAGCGTGCCGCCCGCGACGGCCGGGTCGGCGTCATCCAGGGGTTCCAGAACGGGGCCATGCTGGGGGAGGACGCGGGGCGGGTCGGCGTCTTCGCGGGGCTCGGCGTCAAGATCATCCAGCTCACGTACAACGGCCCCAACCAACTCGGGCATGGGTCGATGGTGCCGGAGAACGGGGGGCTCACGGACTTCGGGCGGGATGTGGTCGCCGAACTCAACGCCACGCGGACGCTGGTGGACCTGAGCCACAGCGGCGAGCGGACCTGCCTGGACGGGATCGAAGCCTCCGCCGCGCCCGTCGCGATCACGCACACCGGCTGCCGGGCGGTGACGGACCTGCCGCGCAACAAGACGGACCGGGAACTGCGGCTCGTCGCCGAGGGCGGCGGGATCGTCGGGATCTACTTCATGCCCTTCCTCGCGGCCGACGGTATGGCCGTGGCGGAGGACGTGGTGCGGCACATCGAGCACGCGGTGCAGGTGTGCGGCGAGGAACACGTCGGGATCGGCACCGACGGGGGGACGACGGCCGTGGACGATCTCGACGCGGCGTACGAGGCGGCGCGCAGGGAGGTCGAGGCGCGGCGCAGGGCGGGGATCAGCGCGGCGGGGGAGCGCCCCGGCGTCGTCCCCTTCATCCCCGACCTTCAGGGCCCCGACCAGTTCCGGAAGCTGGCCGGCATGCTCGCCGCGCGCGGACACTCGTCGGAGCGCATCGAGCGAATCCTGGGACTCAACGCGCTGCGCGTCCTGCGCGACGTCTGGGGAGAATGA
- a CDS encoding PadR family transcriptional regulator, with product MKNSIYKELVAASSRPLVLSILAGRDTYGYEIIKQVKRISGGDLEWSGGMLYPLLHRLEKDGLIEGYWEPAEDGRPRKYYTLTTRGRRRLATDRKSWRAVYGVLELSWRGGDVPAG from the coding sequence ATGAAGAACTCGATCTACAAGGAGCTGGTGGCGGCTTCGTCGCGCCCCTTGGTGCTCTCGATCCTCGCCGGTCGAGACACGTACGGCTACGAGATCATCAAGCAGGTGAAGCGGATTTCCGGCGGCGACCTGGAGTGGTCGGGCGGGATGCTCTATCCCCTCCTGCACCGGCTGGAGAAGGACGGCCTCATCGAAGGCTACTGGGAACCCGCCGAGGATGGACGACCGCGCAAGTACTACACGCTGACGACCCGCGGGCGGCGCCGGTTGGCCACCGACCGGAAGAGCTGGCGGGCTGTGTACGGAGTGCTCGAGTTATCCTGGCGAGGCGGCGATGTCCCGGCTGGATGA